Proteins co-encoded in one Cricetulus griseus strain 17A/GY chromosome 1 unlocalized genomic scaffold, alternate assembly CriGri-PICRH-1.0 chr1_1, whole genome shotgun sequence genomic window:
- the Arhgef7 gene encoding rho guanine nucleotide exchange factor 7 isoform X3 has translation MTDNSNSQLVVRAKFNFQQTNEDELSFTKGDVIHVTRVEEGGWWEGTHSGRTGWFPSNYVREIKPSEKPVSPKSGTLKSPPKGFDTTAINKSYYNVVLQNILETEHEYSKELQSMLSTYLRPLQTSEKLSSANTSYLLGNLEEISSFQQVLVQTLEECTKSPEAQQRVGGCFLSLMPQMRTLYLAYCANHPSAVGVLTEHSEDLGEFMESKGASSPGILVLTTGLSKPFMRLDKYPTLLKELERHMEDYHPDRQDIQKSMTAFKNLSAHCQEVRKRKELELQILTEPIRSWEGDDIKSLGSVTYMSQVTIQCAGSEEKNERYLLLFPSLLLMLSASPRMSGFIYQGKLPTTGMTITKLEDSENHRNAFEISGSMIERILVSCNNQQDLHEWVDHLQKQTKVTSVTNPTIKPHSVPSHTLPSHPITPSSKHGDSKPVALTPAYHTLPHPSHHGTPHTTISWGPLEPPKTPKPWSLSCLRPAPPLRPSAALCYKEDLSKSPKTMKKLLPKRKPERKPSDEEFAVRKSTAALEEDAQILKVIEAYCTSAKTRQTLNSTWQGTDLMHNHVLADDDQSSLDSLGRRSSLSRLEPSDLSEDSEYDSIWTAHSYRMGSASRSRKESAPQVLLPEEEKIIVEETKSNGQTVIEEKSLVDTVYALKDEVQELRQDNKKMKKSLEEEQRARKDLEKLVRKVLKNMNDPAWDETNL, from the exons ATGACTGATAATAGCAACAGCCAACTGGTAGTACGAGCCAAGTTTAATTTCCAGCAGACCAATGAAGATGAGCTCTCCTTCACGAAGGGTGATGTCATCCATGTCACACGAGTGGAGGAAGGAGGCTGGTGGGAGGGCACGCACAGTGGCAGGACCGGCTGGTTCCCCAGCAACTATGTGCGCGAAATCAAGCCAAGTG agAAGCCTGTGTCACCCAAATCAGGAACATTGAAGAGCCCTCCCAAAGGGTTTGATACGACTGCCATCAACAAGAGCTATTACAACGTG gTGCTACAGAATATCCTAGAAACAGAGCATGAATATTCTAAGGAGCTGCAGTCTATGCTTTCCACCTATCTGCGGCCACTGCAGACCAGCGAGAA GTTGAGTTCCGCAAACACTTCGTATTTACTGGGAAATTTAGAGGAAATCTCTTCCTTCCAGCAAGTGCTCGTGCAGACCTTAGAAGAGTGCACCAA GTCTCCTGAGGCCCAACAGAGAGTTGGCGGCTGCTTTCTGAGCCTGATGCCACAGATGAGGACCCTGTATCTGGCTTACTGTGCCAACCACCCATCCGCTGTGGGCGTCCTCACAGAACACAG TGAGGACCTGGGCGAGTTCATGGAATCCAAAGGTGCCAGCAGTCCTGGAATCCTGGTGCTGACCACTGGCCTCAGCAAGCCCTTCATGCGCCTGGACAAGTACCCCACACTactgaaggagctggagagacacaTGGAG GATTATCACCCTGATAGACAAGATATTCAGAAGTCCATGACTGCCTTCAAAAACCTCTCA GCCCATTGTCAAGAAGTCCGAAAAAGGAAAGAGCTGGAGCTGCAGATTCTTACGGAGCCCATCCGGAGCTGGGAGGGGGATGACATAAAGTCACTGGGCAGTGTTACTTACATGTCCCAAGTCACCATTCAGTGCGCAGGAAGTGAG GAAAAGAATGAGCGATATCTCCTGCTCTTCCCAAGCCTTCTGCTCATGTTGTCTGCCAGTCCCAGGATGAGCGGTTTCATCTATCAG GGAAAGCTACCAACGACAGGAATGACAATCACAAAACTCGAGGACAGTGAAAACCATAGGAATGCATTTGAAATATCAG GGAGCATGATCGAGCGGATTCTGGTGTCTTGCAACAACCAGCAGGACCTTCATGAATGGGTGGACCACTTACAGAAGCAGACGAAGGTCACCTCTGTGACCAACCCCACCATCAAGCCCCATTCAGTGCCATCACACACA CTTCCCTCCCATCCTATCACTCCATCCAGCAAGCACGGGGACAGCAAGCCTGTGGCACTGACACCTGCGTACCAcacactcccccacccctctcaCCATGGTACCCCCCACACCACCATCAGCTGGGGACCCCTGGAGCCTCCGAAGACCCCCAAGCCTTGGAGCCTGAGCTGCCTGCGGCCTGCACCTCCCCTCCGGCCCTCAGCTGCTCTCTGCTACAAGGAG GATCTTAGTAAGAGCCCAAAGACTATGAAAAAGCTGCTGCCGAAGCGCAAGCCTGAACGGAAACCTTCAGACGAGGAGTTTGCTGTGCGCAAGA GCACAGCTGCTCTCGAAGAAGATGCACAGATCCTGAAGGTCATCGAAGCGTACTGCACAAGTGCGAAGACGAGGCAGACCCTGAACTCAA CATGGCAAGGCACTGACCTGATGCATAATCACGTCTTGGCTGATGACGACCAATCAAGTCTAGACTCCTTGGGTCGTCGCAGTAGCCTTTCTCGTTTGGAGCCCTCAGACCTCTCGGAAGACTCTGAGTATGACAGTATATGGACAGCCCATAGTTACAGAATGGGTTCTGCATCCC GTTCACGTAAAGAATCGGCTCCTCAAGTGTTGcttccagaagaagaaaaaattatagTTGAAGAAACCAAAAGCAACGGGCAGACCGTGATAGAGGAAAA
- the Arhgef7 gene encoding rho guanine nucleotide exchange factor 7 isoform X1, which translates to MTDNSNSQLVVRAKFNFQQTNEDELSFTKGDVIHVTRVEEGGWWEGTHSGRTGWFPSNYVREIKPSEKPVSPKSGTLKSPPKGFDTTAINKSYYNVVLQNILETEHEYSKELQSMLSTYLRPLQTSEKLSSANTSYLLGNLEEISSFQQVLVQTLEECTKSPEAQQRVGGCFLSLMPQMRTLYLAYCANHPSAVGVLTEHSEDLGEFMESKGASSPGILVLTTGLSKPFMRLDKYPTLLKELERHMEDYHPDRQDIQKSMTAFKNLSAHCQEVRKRKELELQILTEPIRSWEGDDIKSLGSVTYMSQVTIQCAGSEEKNERYLLLFPSLLLMLSASPRMSGFIYQGKLPTTGMTITKLEDSENHRNAFEISGSMIERILVSCNNQQDLHEWVDHLQKQTKVTSVTNPTIKPHSVPSHTLPSHPITPSSKHGDSKPVALTPAYHTLPHPSHHGTPHTTISWGPLEPPKTPKPWSLSCLRPAPPLRPSAALCYKEDLSKSPKTMKKLLPKRKPERKPSDEEFAVRKSTAALEEDAQILKVIEAYCTSAKTRQTLNSSSRKESAPQVLLPEEEKIIVEETKSNGQTVIEEKSLVDTVYALKDEVQELRQDNKKMKKSLEEEQRARKDLEKLVRKVLKNMNDPAWDETNL; encoded by the exons ATGACTGATAATAGCAACAGCCAACTGGTAGTACGAGCCAAGTTTAATTTCCAGCAGACCAATGAAGATGAGCTCTCCTTCACGAAGGGTGATGTCATCCATGTCACACGAGTGGAGGAAGGAGGCTGGTGGGAGGGCACGCACAGTGGCAGGACCGGCTGGTTCCCCAGCAACTATGTGCGCGAAATCAAGCCAAGTG agAAGCCTGTGTCACCCAAATCAGGAACATTGAAGAGCCCTCCCAAAGGGTTTGATACGACTGCCATCAACAAGAGCTATTACAACGTG gTGCTACAGAATATCCTAGAAACAGAGCATGAATATTCTAAGGAGCTGCAGTCTATGCTTTCCACCTATCTGCGGCCACTGCAGACCAGCGAGAA GTTGAGTTCCGCAAACACTTCGTATTTACTGGGAAATTTAGAGGAAATCTCTTCCTTCCAGCAAGTGCTCGTGCAGACCTTAGAAGAGTGCACCAA GTCTCCTGAGGCCCAACAGAGAGTTGGCGGCTGCTTTCTGAGCCTGATGCCACAGATGAGGACCCTGTATCTGGCTTACTGTGCCAACCACCCATCCGCTGTGGGCGTCCTCACAGAACACAG TGAGGACCTGGGCGAGTTCATGGAATCCAAAGGTGCCAGCAGTCCTGGAATCCTGGTGCTGACCACTGGCCTCAGCAAGCCCTTCATGCGCCTGGACAAGTACCCCACACTactgaaggagctggagagacacaTGGAG GATTATCACCCTGATAGACAAGATATTCAGAAGTCCATGACTGCCTTCAAAAACCTCTCA GCCCATTGTCAAGAAGTCCGAAAAAGGAAAGAGCTGGAGCTGCAGATTCTTACGGAGCCCATCCGGAGCTGGGAGGGGGATGACATAAAGTCACTGGGCAGTGTTACTTACATGTCCCAAGTCACCATTCAGTGCGCAGGAAGTGAG GAAAAGAATGAGCGATATCTCCTGCTCTTCCCAAGCCTTCTGCTCATGTTGTCTGCCAGTCCCAGGATGAGCGGTTTCATCTATCAG GGAAAGCTACCAACGACAGGAATGACAATCACAAAACTCGAGGACAGTGAAAACCATAGGAATGCATTTGAAATATCAG GGAGCATGATCGAGCGGATTCTGGTGTCTTGCAACAACCAGCAGGACCTTCATGAATGGGTGGACCACTTACAGAAGCAGACGAAGGTCACCTCTGTGACCAACCCCACCATCAAGCCCCATTCAGTGCCATCACACACA CTTCCCTCCCATCCTATCACTCCATCCAGCAAGCACGGGGACAGCAAGCCTGTGGCACTGACACCTGCGTACCAcacactcccccacccctctcaCCATGGTACCCCCCACACCACCATCAGCTGGGGACCCCTGGAGCCTCCGAAGACCCCCAAGCCTTGGAGCCTGAGCTGCCTGCGGCCTGCACCTCCCCTCCGGCCCTCAGCTGCTCTCTGCTACAAGGAG GATCTTAGTAAGAGCCCAAAGACTATGAAAAAGCTGCTGCCGAAGCGCAAGCCTGAACGGAAACCTTCAGACGAGGAGTTTGCTGTGCGCAAGA GCACAGCTGCTCTCGAAGAAGATGCACAGATCCTGAAGGTCATCGAAGCGTACTGCACAAGTGCGAAGACGAGGCAGACCCTGAACTCAA GTTCACGTAAAGAATCGGCTCCTCAAGTGTTGcttccagaagaagaaaaaattatagTTGAAGAAACCAAAAGCAACGGGCAGACCGTGATAGAGGAAAA